The nucleotide window GCGCAATATTCTCAACGAGCGTTTGCAACAGGCCAAAAGCCAAATGCCTGCCGGTATCGAGCCTGAGATGGGACCGGTTGCTACGGGTCTTGGTGAAATCTTCCACTACTCAGTTCACGCCGATCCAGAAGCGCGTCAGCCTAATGGGCAACCCTACGACGCGATGGCGTTGCGTACCCTGCAAGACTGGGTAATACGTCCGCAATTGCGTCTGGTACCTGGCGTTACTGAAGTGAATACCATTGGTGGATTCGAAAAACAATTCCACATCACCCCGGATCCGGGATTGATGCTGGCTTACGGGATTGTGTTTGATGATGTGGTTCAGGCGCTGGAGAACAACAACACCAACATTGGCGCAGGTTACATCGAGAAAAACGGTGAGCAGTACCTGATACGTGCACCAGGACAGCTCTCCGATATCCCGGCTATCAAAAAGGTCATCGTCGGTCGCCGCGATGGTGTCCCGGTCACCATTGGCGATATTGCATCCGTCGGATTGGGCAAAGAATTGCGCACCGGTGCCGCCACTCGTGACGGTGAGGAAACAGTGCTCGGTACAGCGGTGATGTTGGTGGGCGAAAACAGCCGAACGGTATCGCACGCTGTCGCGGCTAAACTCGCGGAAATCAATCGGACTTTACCGAAAGGTGTCACCGCTGATGCCGTATACGACCGTACGGTACTGGTGGAGAAAACCATCGCTACGGTACAAAAGAACCTTGTGGAGGGGGCGATCCTGGTGGTAGTGGTATTGCTCGTAATGCTTGGCAATGTTCGCGCCGCGTTACTGACTGCGATGGTTATTCCGCTCTCGATGCTGATGCTAATGACCGGGATGGTGCAAACGAAAGTCAGCGCCAACCTGATGAGCCTGGGCGCACTGGATTTCGGCCTAATCGTCGATGGGGCCGTGATCATTGTGGAGAACTGCCTGTTGCGACTTTCACAACGCCAACATCATTTGGGGAGGTTGCTGGATATCGAGGAACGTTTACATACGGTTTTCAGTGCAACCCGCGAAGTATTCACGCCCAGCTTGATTAGCGTTTTGGTCGTGATCCTGGTGAACATTCCGATTCTCGCGCTCACCGGTGTGGAAGGGAAAATGTTCACGCCCATGGCGTTCGCAGTAATCATGGCGTTAATCGCTGCGCTCATCCTTTCCCTGACATTTATACCGGCAGCACTCGCCTTGTGTATGACGGGCAAGATTGAGGAAAAAGAAAATCGTGTGATCGCCAAGTCCAAAGCGGCTTATGTTCCAACGCTCGATTTTGCGCTCAAGCGCCGCGTTCCCATCCTTGTCGGAGCTATCGTGTTTGTGATCGGATCCGGCTGGCTGGCATCGCGGATGGGAACCGAATTTGTTCCCAACCTGGATGAGGGCGATATTGCCGTGCAAGCGTTGCGGATCCCCGGTACCAGCCTCACCCAATCCCTTGAAATGCAATTTCAGGTGGAGAAGGCAGTGATGTCGGTTCCCGAGGTCAAAACGTTTTTCTCACGGGTGGGTACCGCTGAAGTAGCGAGTGACCCCATGGGGCCCAACATTTCAGACGGCTACGTCATGCTGAAAGACAGGGCGGATTGGCCGGATCCAG belongs to Cellvibrio sp. pealriver and includes:
- a CDS encoding efflux RND transporter permease subunit, with product MVDALIQFSIARRWLIIFFVVVVAAAGVWNYNRLPIDAVPDITNVQVQINTQAPGYSPLEVEQRITYLVEVAIAGLPHVESTRSLSRYALSQVTVVFEDGTDIYFARNILNERLQQAKSQMPAGIEPEMGPVATGLGEIFHYSVHADPEARQPNGQPYDAMALRTLQDWVIRPQLRLVPGVTEVNTIGGFEKQFHITPDPGLMLAYGIVFDDVVQALENNNTNIGAGYIEKNGEQYLIRAPGQLSDIPAIKKVIVGRRDGVPVTIGDIASVGLGKELRTGAATRDGEETVLGTAVMLVGENSRTVSHAVAAKLAEINRTLPKGVTADAVYDRTVLVEKTIATVQKNLVEGAILVVVVLLVMLGNVRAALLTAMVIPLSMLMLMTGMVQTKVSANLMSLGALDFGLIVDGAVIIVENCLLRLSQRQHHLGRLLDIEERLHTVFSATREVFTPSLISVLVVILVNIPILALTGVEGKMFTPMAFAVIMALIAALILSLTFIPAALALCMTGKIEEKENRVIAKSKAAYVPTLDFALKRRVPILVGAIVFVIGSGWLASRMGTEFVPNLDEGDIAVQALRIPGTSLTQSLEMQFQVEKAVMSVPEVKTFFSRVGTAEVASDPMGPNISDGYVMLKDRADWPDPDKSKAEILEAIETQLAKVPGNAYEISQPIQLRFNELISGVRSDLGVKIYGDDLNQLLASGNQIASLLNSIKGAEGVKVEQAEGLPLLSIDADRDLLLRYGINMADLQDTLAAATGGEEAGQIFEGDQRFGLVVRLPEKQRNDLTALSYLPIPLPDGGYVPLGEVARLNLAPGANQISRENGKRRLVVSANVTGRDLGGFVAEVQEKIGQQVKLPPGYWLEYGGTFEQLQSASERLGLLVPLTLLMIFALLMMTFGSAKDALLVFSGVPLALTGGVIFLWLRDIPLSITAGVGFITLSGVAVLTGVMMVSAFRDGLRNGLAIEHAIREGAMLRLRPILMVALVAALGFLPMALNTSTGAEVQRPLATVVIGGILSSTILTLLVLPGLYRMAHRETGR